In the genome of Deltaproteobacteria bacterium, the window CCCAAGGTCAACCGGGTGATCAAGCTCCCGTCTTCCATGATGTCCGCCTCCTGGATGGGATCCCATTTCACGAACGATGACTTGGTGAAAGAGAGCCGTATGGCCGAAGATTATACCTTTAAGGTCACCTTCAACGGAAAGAGGAACGGGCGGGACATAGTGGAGATCACCTGCCACCCTAAGCCCGAAGCAGCCGTCGTGTGGGGAAAGGTTGTTATTACGGTTCGGAAGGAGGATTATTTGCCCCTTTTTTCACGTTACTATGACGAAGACTTGAACCTAGCCAGGACCATGTATTTTTCGGATATCGGACCTCTGGGAGACAGAATCCTGCCGCGCCGGATGAGTGTGGTTCCAGAGGACAAGCCCGGTGAAAAGACGGAAGTAATCTATGAAAAGATGAGTTTCAACCTGGTACTCCCCCGGGACACCTTCTCCATCCGGACCCTGATGAGGAGATAGGGGGTTTCCCCATGAACCATATCCTCTGTATCGCTTGGCGGAACCTGTGGCGAAACCCCAGGCGCACCCTGATCACTGTCGTGGCAATCGGCCTTAACGTGGCCGTGCTCATCGCGAGCTATGGCCTCATGGAGGGCATACTGGAGCATTTTCTCTCCAGCGCCACCAACATCGTGGTCGGGGAGGTTCAGATCCATTCTCCCAAGTTCTTGGTGGACCGATCTGTGTACAGGGATCTGGAAGCACCGGATGACATCCTTTCCCGATTAAAGAGATGGAATCTCCCGGCCGTTGCCCGCAGTTACGGGTTCGGGCTGGTGGCTCATGGGACCAAATCCGCAGGAGCGCTTTTCTGGGGGGTGGACCCGGTTGCGGAAAGGAGTGTGTTCGATCTTGCAGGAAACGTGCTGGAAGGCTCTTTCCTCTCCCCTGTGCCCCAGGGTGGGATAGTCCTTGGAAAGAAGCTGGCCAGGACCCTGAACGTCTCGGTGGGTGACGAGATCATCGTAGTGGTCCAGGCCGCCGACGGCTCCCTCGGGAATGAGCTCTACCATGTCCGGGGCATATTGAAGAACGTAGGGGACAGGATAGACCGGGAAGCAGCGATCCTTCACCGGGAGGATTTCAAGACCCTTTTCGTCTCAGGGGGGAGGATTCACGAGATTGCCGTCAACACCCGGGGAAAGGTCCCCCTGGAAAGGTTGAAAGAAATGGCCGCACGGGCCGCTCCCGGGGCGGAGATCAAGACCTGGCGCGACCTCCTTCCATCCCTCTCAGATATGATGAACTTTTTTGATGCCTCCATGTGGCTTATGGGAATGATTTTTTTTATCGCCGCCGCCCTGGGGGTGATGAACACCATGCTCATGTCCACCTTTGAACGGATAAGGGAATTCGGCATCCTCAAGGCCCTGGGGGCCACTCCCTGGCGGATCCTCCTGGACGTGGCCGCGGAGGCATGGGTGCTTGGTTTGATATCG includes:
- a CDS encoding outer membrane lipoprotein-sorting protein codes for the protein MNKRGWLISVYRFFWPGLLLILVILPGKEVSGSEALTPKEILDRVDDLFRGRSSHGNMTMVIKTAHWQRTLSLEFWSEGKEKSLIRILAPKKEKGTATLRVDNDIWNYLPKVNRVIKLPSSMMSASWMGSHFTNDDLVKESRMAEDYTFKVTFNGKRNGRDIVEITCHPKPEAAVVWGKVVITVRKEDYLPLFSRYYDEDLNLARTMYFSDIGPLGDRILPRRMSVVPEDKPGEKTEVIYEKMSFNLVLPRDTFSIRTLMRR
- a CDS encoding ABC transporter permease translates to MNHILCIAWRNLWRNPRRTLITVVAIGLNVAVLIASYGLMEGILEHFLSSATNIVVGEVQIHSPKFLVDRSVYRDLEAPDDILSRLKRWNLPAVARSYGFGLVAHGTKSAGALFWGVDPVAERSVFDLAGNVLEGSFLSPVPQGGIVLGKKLARTLNVSVGDEIIVVVQAADGSLGNELYHVRGILKNVGDRIDREAAILHREDFKTLFVSGGRIHEIAVNTRGKVPLERLKEMAARAAPGAEIKTWRDLLPSLSDMMNFFDASMWLMGMIFFIAAALGVMNTMLMSTFERIREFGILKALGATPWRILLDVAAEAWVLGLISTLAGILIGLPLTYYLQVAGLDLSMFASGDVSVAGVALDPIWRAALAPKTVAVPVVVMWVVCLLASLYPAAIAARLDPVKAMVRT